One region of Cydia pomonella isolate Wapato2018A chromosome 9, ilCydPomo1, whole genome shotgun sequence genomic DNA includes:
- the LOC133521464 gene encoding plasma membrane ascorbate-dependent reductase CYBRD1 isoform X3, translating into MRQRYQLKQKLQRSRSYDSDDNERGACEWCEYALVITLATILLIGVSALTIFWTLFYREGYAWVDDIPEKQFNLHPTLMVAGFVTFSGFSVLLYRICRCFRRIYVKLLHAIFHALAFPCIVIGFLAVLDYHNKKGINNFYSLHSWIGLTAMGLFGIQYAVGFFSFLLLLICNKGTAGFRASLVPVHAAFGILTFVLGVCACLTGLTEKALFTITAERYSSMPDEGIIMNAIGAALIAILATVMYIASRDKFRAPETRDGLIRASVDL; encoded by the exons CCAACGGAGCCGTTCATACGACTCCGACGACAATGAACGGGGCGCGTGCGAATGGTGCGAGTACGCACTCGTCATCACGCTCGCCACCATCCTGCTCATCGGCGTCTCGGCGCTGACCATCTTCTGGACGCTGTTCTACCGCGAGGGCTACGCCTGGGTAGATGATATCCCGGAGAAGCAATTCAACCTGCATCCCACGCTTATGGTTGCTGGGTTCGTTACATTCAGTGGGTTCT CCGTCCTGCTGTATCGCATCTGCCGATGCTTCCGCCGCATCTACGTGAAGCTACTGCACGCGATCTTCCATGCGCTCGCGTTCCCCTGCATTGTCATCGGCTTCCTCGCCGTGCTGGACTACCACAACAAGAAGGGCATCAACAACTTCTACTCGCTGCATAGCTGGATCGGCCTCACTGCCATGGGACTGTTTGGAATACAG TACGCCGTGGGCTTCTTCAGCTTCCTGCTGCTCCTGATCTGCAACAAGGGCACAGCCGGCTTCCGCGCCTCCCTCGTGCCCGTCCACGCCGCGTTCGGCATCCTCACCTTCGTGCTCGGCGTCTGCGCTTGCCTTACCGGACTTACTGAGAAAGCCCTCTTCACCATTAC CGCGGAACGGTACAGCAGCATGCCAGACGAGGGGATCATCATGAACGCCATCGGAGCAGCGCTCATCGCCATCCTGGCCACCGTCATGTATATCGCTTCGAGGGACAAGTTCCGAGCGCCGGAGACGAGAGACGGGCTCATAAGAGCCTCCGTTGATTTGTAG
- the LOC133521464 gene encoding plasma membrane ascorbate-dependent reductase CYBRD1 isoform X4, whose protein sequence is MARGKSQPQRSRSYDSDDNERGACEWCEYALVITLATILLIGVSALTIFWTLFYREGYAWVDDIPEKQFNLHPTLMVAGFVTFSGFSVLLYRICRCFRRIYVKLLHAIFHALAFPCIVIGFLAVLDYHNKKGINNFYSLHSWIGLTAMGLFGIQYAVGFFSFLLLLICNKGTAGFRASLVPVHAAFGILTFVLGVCACLTGLTEKALFTITAERYSSMPDEGIIMNAIGAALIAILATVMYIASRDKFRAPETRDGLIRASVDL, encoded by the exons CCAACGGAGCCGTTCATACGACTCCGACGACAATGAACGGGGCGCGTGCGAATGGTGCGAGTACGCACTCGTCATCACGCTCGCCACCATCCTGCTCATCGGCGTCTCGGCGCTGACCATCTTCTGGACGCTGTTCTACCGCGAGGGCTACGCCTGGGTAGATGATATCCCGGAGAAGCAATTCAACCTGCATCCCACGCTTATGGTTGCTGGGTTCGTTACATTCAGTGGGTTCT CCGTCCTGCTGTATCGCATCTGCCGATGCTTCCGCCGCATCTACGTGAAGCTACTGCACGCGATCTTCCATGCGCTCGCGTTCCCCTGCATTGTCATCGGCTTCCTCGCCGTGCTGGACTACCACAACAAGAAGGGCATCAACAACTTCTACTCGCTGCATAGCTGGATCGGCCTCACTGCCATGGGACTGTTTGGAATACAG TACGCCGTGGGCTTCTTCAGCTTCCTGCTGCTCCTGATCTGCAACAAGGGCACAGCCGGCTTCCGCGCCTCCCTCGTGCCCGTCCACGCCGCGTTCGGCATCCTCACCTTCGTGCTCGGCGTCTGCGCTTGCCTTACCGGACTTACTGAGAAAGCCCTCTTCACCATTAC CGCGGAACGGTACAGCAGCATGCCAGACGAGGGGATCATCATGAACGCCATCGGAGCAGCGCTCATCGCCATCCTGGCCACCGTCATGTATATCGCTTCGAGGGACAAGTTCCGAGCGCCGGAGACGAGAGACGGGCTCATAAGAGCCTCCGTTGATTTGTAG